A DNA window from Choristoneura fumiferana chromosome 24, NRCan_CFum_1, whole genome shotgun sequence contains the following coding sequences:
- the GlcT gene encoding ceramide glucosyltransferase, producing the protein MMPMVYTVYGFAIFFMLAFVVVWSIHIIALAYSKWKLHRTVDRSPPEQPYPGVTILKPLTGVDPNLFSNLETFFTLDYPLFELLFCVEDEHDPAVMLVNSLMHKYPHVDARLFTGGIRVGVNPKINNMQPAYLAGNYPLVLVSDSGIRMRDDTLLDMVQHMRDDVALVHQMPFACDAEGFAAVYEKVFFGTSQARMYLAAEVLRINCHVGMSSLARRCALEECGGLAAFGDYLAEDFFIAKEIVSRGWKMRVCTLPALQNSGTRSVGALQARLTRWARLRIAMIPTTTLLEPLSECLPLGAGAAWAAGQLLGAEPLPFFLVHVLMWFLSDWLMLRSVQNGSPPFTKVQFLVGWIWSECCAPFILFAAFFNPEISWRTRSYRLDWGGKAHELKPKLKF; encoded by the coding sequence atgatGCCTATGGTGTACACGGTGTATGGTTTTGCCATATTCTTTATGCTCGCGTTTGTCGTCGTATGGTCGATCCATATAATCGCGCTAGCATACTCGAAATGGAAGTTACATCGGACGGTGGACCGGTCGCCGCCGGAACAGCCGTATCCCGGCGTGACAATTCTGAAGCCGCTGACCGGTGTCGACCCGAACCTGTTCTCGAACTTAGAGACATTTTTTACACTCGATTATCCTCTGTTTGAGTTGTTGTTCTGCGTGGAGGACGAACACGATCCTGCCGTGATGCTCGTCAACAGCCTGATGCACAAGTACCCTCACGTGGATGCGCGGCTGTTTACGGGCGGAATCCGCGTCGGCGTCAACCCTAAGATAAACAATATGCAGCCGGCGTATCTCGCCGGGAATTACCCGCTGGTTCTAGTTAGCGACTCCGGCATTCGCATGCGGGACGACACTCTGCTAGACATGGTGCAACACATGAGAGACGACGTCGCGCTGGTGCACCAGATGCCGTTCGCCTGCGACGCGGAAGGCTTCGCCGCGGTGTACGAGAAGGTGTTCTTCGGGACATCGCAGGCGCGAATGTATCTGGCGGCGGAGGTTCTTCGCATCAACTGCCATGTGGGGATGTCCTCGCTGGCGCGACGGTGCGCGCTCGAGGAGTGCGGCGGCCTGGCCGCTTTCGGGGACTACTTGGCGGAGGATTTCTTCATAGCGAAGGAGATAGTGTCGCGGGGGTGGAAGATGAGAGTTTGTACGCTGCCCGCGCTGCAGAACTCGGGGACGAGGTCGGTGGGCGCGCTGCAGGCGCGGCTGACGCGCTGGGCGCGGCTCCGCATCGCCATGATCCCGACGACCACGCTGCTGGAGCCGCTGAGCGAGTGCCTGCCgctgggcgcgggcgcggcgtggGCGGCGGGCCAGCTCCTCGGCGCAGAGCCGCTCCCCTTCTTCCTCGTGCATGTGCTCATGTGGTTCCTCTCAGACTGGCTCATGTTACGTTCTGTGCAGAACGGCTCGCCACCGTTTACAAAAGTGCAGTTCCTAGTCGGTTGGATATGGAGTGAGTGCTGTGCGCCGTTCATATTGTTTGCTGCTTTCTTTAACCCGGAGATCTCTTGGCGGACGAGAAGCTACCGGCTGGACTGGGGCGGCAAGGCCCACGAACTGAAACCCAAGCTCAAGTTCTGA